The Medicago truncatula cultivar Jemalong A17 chromosome 7, MtrunA17r5.0-ANR, whole genome shotgun sequence genome includes the window catatcttatcttatttcaaaaaaagaaaaagagtcgATATCTAATTTATTCATCAAAATCTAAGAAAATACATCTAAGTTTTGTTCCTTGTTTATTATAAgcacaaaaaaatatgtattttactattttaagtaAAGAACCATAACAAAACATCTAGAAAAATATATCTAAGTTGTGTTCACAAAATTATTAGACATACCTCACATTTTCTTTAACTACCACCATTAGAAGATCTATTTActgtgtatattttttttaaaaatgtatacACATGATTATTCACTTTCACTATatatatggtaaaaaaaaatttaagaagtTACTCAAGATCTCAAGTCAACAATATAAAACCAACCCAAGTGGATTTATGGTAAATTGATCTTACTagtatacaaatatttttacagAGTTTAAcagagatatattttttttaagaggtgtTTAATGGAGATATTGTCGGTGTAAAAAATTGTCTTTCAATAAAAACTCAtgatacaacaacaaaatactAATTGTTTATTTAACGTGTAAAACCTGCTCTTTCTATTTTAGTAGAAACAAAATCGTAAAATGCTTGAAATAAGCCAATAGTGTAAGGACAAATATGGAAATGGGAAGTTATACTTAGCAAGTGAAGGAGTATAGCTATTAAGATTTAAACCTCGAGATCCAATACAAATATGGAAATGTGGAGATTTACTTGTAGGTGTGTTGATTAacttgaaaatgatattttaaccaAAGATACAGATTGTAGCTTTTAAACGAAAGAAATAGTTCccctcaaaaaacaaaagaagtaATTAATTCTTTGGGAGATTTTTAATGCAAAACTACATTTGCTATAAAACTAGGATAAAAATTTTATACAACAGAAACCTCAAACATGTAAAATTCTTGACAAGGTTTACTATTTCATtcctaaataaatataaatatggaGACTAAAGAGTTCATGACTATTAAACTTCACTTGCCTTCCCCAGTAGTTAAATAATGGGGAAACTCTTATTTTAGTAATAATCTAAGGAAACTGAAAAATAGCATCTCTGCAAAATTCACAATTCACTGCTCAGTCGTTTCTCTAATAAGACTGGCGCTGACATAGTCGTAATTGATGGTGCATACCATCTCTACAATCTCTTTACTGGTTGGTGTATTGGTTCCCCCCAAAAATATCCAACCATCGATAATTTACTGGAAACCAACGAAAAATAATAATCAGGCTCAGTACTGTTATTAACTACTTGGTCGGGTTTGTTGTAATACTGAGCTTGTCACACTGCGAGTTCTCAGCAACGGAGCATAGACACTTGAGAAATTTATCCCAAGAAAGCCACCAGAACTAGATTCATTGATCTTGTTTCCTGCAGGAGGAGTTTTCATCGAATCCACACGACTACTGGAGAAATCTCTCTCATCAGATATAGGACTACTCTCCTGAAAAGATAGACGGCAATTTATCGATGGTTTAAATATATGACTAAAATATTAGTATAgtcaacaaaattaaaattgagaTTGGAACTAGAAAGAAATTTAAACCTAATGGAAATGGTTTTTTCTTGCAAAAAGgacatcaataaaaatataacttgGTTTGAAATTTTGTGAAGAGAATATTTCATTGCAACAATGATGAACATAAACAACCTTGTCAACCATGTCAgccaaaaacaaataaaatgcaCAAACATAAAGGAATGGAccattttatcttaaaatgtaCAAATATAAAGAATCGGACCCTTATTTGGCTGTCAAATAACGCATCTAAAGGAGATAAGTCATAAAATACTATTCTTTTTAAAGGCCTATTGAGTAAATTATCTGAATAAAGTAAATCAGAAATATTGTAAACCTGGTCAGATCCGACAGTATTTGATGGAGACGGTGGATCAGCTGACCTAGTTGGAGGCACAGATCCAGTCTGATAAGAGAACGAAAGGTTGAAAAAATTAGAAACTAATAATCAGAGCATAATGGCAAGGGTgcaacaaaaaatttcaattgaaaGTTACCCTTGATATTGGTGTAATAGAAGGCTGCTCAAGATATAGCCTGGAAGGACCTGACTGCAAAGCCTGTATAATTAAGATATAACATAGGTATAAGTTCCAAAAATGGAGAGCATTGAAGTATAAAGTAAAACTTATATATAATCATTATTTGGATTATAATTAACTGCAAAATCTAAATGCActgttaaatttaaatttcctattaatttataataaacaatattattatgTCTAATGCGTAATACAGTTTTCTAAAAGGGCACACTATGCATGCAAAAGGAAAACGCTTACCCTGGAAGATGGTGAAACTGATGGTAGCTCAATGGCTGGCATGGATGAAGATCCCTATATAATTTAAAGACTTATTactaacaaaatagaaaataaatagaaagaaCGTGATAGAAAATAATCTGATATTCGAATTATGAAGTCAAGCCAGAGTAAACAAAAATCCATTTGTAATGATATATGGGTTCATGCCTGAATATACTGCGGAGTCGAGCTATTCTGCAAACTCTCGGTAAATAGACACATTCCCTTCACTTTATCATTTGTGGCAACCTAAGCAGACAGAAAAAGTAAATCATAGGAACAAACGATATTACACCCTTCAAATAATAACAAGGATTATATACAACTGAATAATtaataactaaaatttaatgGAATATACCTGATTCCCTTCTATTAAAGTTATTTTATCTTCCTGAAAACCAAAGCAATCAAGCTAAAGTTGGATATCCAGcaaatttttcaaagaaataacTGAATTCTTGCAAATGACTTACAATAGTTCGGATTATAATGCGAAACTTGTTGATATCTCCATCTATTTCCTCTGTGTCGCGTTGTATTGCATTGATCTGTAACAGAAGTTAATTTATTGTTGACAACAAAGAAGCCAAAAACAATGCCTCCAAACATTTGCACTCACATTTTTTTGGGTATCATCTGCAATGGCTTCAATTTGATCTATGTGTTTTTCAACACCGATAATTCTTCCACCTATCTTCCCCTGGGCTTCCTGAAATCATCACAGATAATTAAATCGTAAATGCTCAAGCAGTGGCTTTCTTCTCAGTCTTTAGTAAGTAAGAAAAGTAAACTGAACAGAAAGCAGAGATAAAAAGCTCTGAACTCTAAAAATACACAAAGCTCTTCTCAACATTAATTTTATATCATGATGTAAATGAAATGCGCATTAAGCACTGAAATTTTCACGTAAATAAGATTACACAGTTGGCAGATAAATCAAGATGGAAGGTCAATTGAATGCGGTTATAAAATAGATAATCAATTAAGTTAACTGGTTTTTCTTCCCTGTATGTCAAATTAGAACCAAAACAATTCTTAAACAAGCTACTATGCAGAAAATCCTTGACAGTGCGTCTCAGACTACCTCATAGTTTGCTAATTTTGCAGGTCTTCGTAGTTGATTATGACATATCGCGGAAGTATCAACAACAGGTTTAATTCGAGTTGTACGAAGATACTGATAAAGTTGTGTCGGTGCCAATTTTCAACAACATATAAAcagaaaaaactttattttctttcatttttcatttattagaTTTGTTACAGTGTTTTATAAACCAAataatatacatatttttaatgtttttgataattattttgatcacaTTAGAGCTTAgagacaaaagaaagaaaggaaacaGTGTAAAAGGAGTATGTGGATTCCGGGAATCCCACATTCGCAAAGTCAGACAAACGTAAGCCATCCAATTCATCCATTTGTTGGCATCTGTTCTTTTTCAAGTCCCAGTTATGGTCTATAACGAGGTTGTCCGACTTAGTGAAAACCCACGTGCAAATATAAGATTTGGAGCCAGAACACAGCTTCTGTTGTGTGACTTTCATTCATCTTCAGTTTTGCATGCCAAGTTGCCAATGCAGTTCCACACACCATTTTCAAATCACTTGCTTTGGTTTGTTTCCTCCAAAACAGAAACCACTTTACCAAACTGTTTTGCTTTTGTCTATTTCCTCTTAAGCCTACCTTCATAGATTTGGGATgtacaactttttctttttgacggTACAATACaacttgaaaagtaaaatatcTGAACCAACCTGACACAGTTACATCAGAGGCAGCAGATATAAAGAAAGGCCTAAATACGCATCACAAGAAACTGTTTTAAGAGGGGCTTGAGAGAACAAAAGTAAAACTTGGGATATCAAAGAAATTGTCAAAGAGCTTTGCTCCACCATGACTTAAATAGAATtaacataagaaaaaaacacaaaaaaaggGGGTTGCAATTTCGATTGGGGAAATCAGATGGATAGaacaaattttgataaaaattttgttttgaagtgGTTTGTCCCACTTTTATTGAACATCGGTATGCATGTTTCATTTCTTGAACTTCTTTCTTCTCCATCACCATCTCCCCCTTCCTTCCCTCTCTCTATTTATCATCACCAAAAAAACATGGGTTTTTCTTGTCACTGAAGTTGGAAGAGCACCGGAAACAACATCAGATGAGCAGGGATTGCAGGTTTCGGGGTCCCAACCTAGTGTGGCGCTAGATGTACTGCCATGCCAAACATGAACAGTGCCACAATTCTGTACAGTGCTCGTCTGCTCCACCCACACCCATGGTATGTGACGCACCATGTACTAGTGTGGCCGCCAGCCGCTCTGATGAGATAgtaactatgaagcacggacgcTCCTCAGATTAGGTGTGTCCCAGTGTCGGACACGCgtcggtgtccgacaccgacacaccACCTatgattacactgaattatgtcattttctcaaattatcatCTGTGTCGGTGTTGTATCATGTCCAGTGTCCATGtctgtgtccgtgcttcataggataGTAATACTAAATAATGGTTGGCTACATTGTGTGTCATGTGGGTAAAAGGAAAGTGCACAATGACCTCATTAACATGAAGGAATTTGGGTTGAGTAAGTTAGACAAGATAAAGAGATGTGTTGTTAGGATTGCAGGGGCGAAGATGAATGGAGTTTGACAAACAACGGGGGAGAACAATGCTGTCCGGATTTTCATTaggttttttaatttcattgaatTATTTCAAAATACTAGTATGACATGGCCAAAACATGAACTCTTATTGGATGTCAGGGCAAAGCTATTTTATGCAGCCAAAGTAAACCCATCAAACTCCTTGATATATCCTAGCTAATAAAAAGCTATCATTTAAGGTCATCAATAAGACAAAATGTGAGTTTTATCACAAtctaagaaaaacaaattataccACAAAACAAAATTACCTCAATTGATTCATAAACCTTCCCCAGCTGTTTACCTATGCCTGTACAAGCATCATTTAAACTACGCCTTGTTGCAAACATCATATGAGGAATCCATCCCTGTAAATATACAAAGGCAATAAAACTCAATCATCTTCATATAGAAAGGGGACAAGCTTTCAAGAATTTATGGTCATAACAGATAATAGAGGAAACATGCACTATTATGCCaataattttgttgattttccaCCATATTTCAAAGAATTGATTTTTAGCCGGTTAGGTTTATCCACAGAAATTTCTTGATTAGTTCAAACTAAATAACATCCAACttcaagtaataaaaaatttattttgcgcCAAATCACGTTGAGAATATTGGCAGCAACATGAGTTGAAGATTCAAATGAATTGAATTACACAATTAGTAAAACATACACTTGGAAAAGAATGATCAATGTAGTTTGGCTAATTATATTGAATATTAGACAAATTTATCCAACCAGATAGAAACCACAACAACCTAAACAGCCATAAATCCCCATTTCAACAAATCTCAACACACTTGAAAGAGAACCCCATGGAAAAAGTTCAGATATCTTGCATGATTTGATAAACATTCAAATACAACATTGATCATGTAATATATATCACATACGGTATCAAAAGCAACAACATTTGAATATAAATTCCGGGCATACAAACTTCCTACAAGGATACATGGCTACAACATCTTGTTCCTCAAATCAACAATTCACAGAAGAGAAATGCCCTACCTTCCACCAAAGGCATCCACATCCTACCCCAATAATGACCACTGCTGCATATTTTCTTCCTTCTGTACATTGTCAAAGCATATCAGAAAATGACACAGATATGAAGGAAAGTTTTATTAGCTTAGGCAAAAATATGGGCACAATCATGCAAACAACGGTTAGAGCCAATGATTGAGAAAACAGTAAAGCAACATGTTAGCATTAATTGAATTACTGAAGAATAATAAAATAGCCCTAAAATGTGAGAAAGGCAGTAGATAAGCATAACCTGTTCCACTTGGATTTACAATAATGATATCTTTATTATCTCTAACAAGATCCTCTATTTGCTTCCGAAGGTTACTAACCTGTGATCACAAGTATAAGCAGCCATTTCAATTACCCTATATTACAATTAGTATTGgtataagtaaataaataaaatttaaatgttcTGCATAAACTATGAAATAAGGTCATGCTTTTATTCCATTCATTGAGagtgagaaaaaaatatgcaacGAATATCTGGAGAACTATACACGATGACTAGCATACCTCCTCTGCCCTTGTTTCCAAATGATACATACCAAGTTTAAGAAGCAATAACATGCTTTAGGTATAAACGAAAGAAGAGTAAGGTTCACAAATATGATATTTCCAATATCTACAGATAAATTTTGTTagaatttggggcctaactcatctttacaaaaccggcttgtaaggtgaggagtgcctcctctttataaactcttctcaagagtcctatctatccgatgtgtgactaaatccaccccctcaaagccaacacaatgaaggaAATGGAGGTTGCAATGAAGGCTAACCAAAGGTCGCAATTTAGGTGACTAGGGGCGGACCGCAATTAAAGCGGAATTTCCAACAAatttacaataatatttttctattcaattttTGGTCTTTTATTACTAAATGCATAATATTAAATTCATTTGATTATGTCAAgttgttaatttattatttgtttattattactataactaatattgttgttttttttaaagccTGAGGTACTCAAAGTTCCACCTATTTTATGGTGCCTTTAGTTGTTTATTTTTGCAGATTAGGCTTTAGGTCCGGCGTTTGTCTTCTCCCTTCTGCTTTAAGCTAGCAAAACATGAGATTCAAGCACGCCGCTTTGTCTTCTCCGTTCATACGGTGATTCTTCACTTCTTTTACACCCTCCCCCCTCCTTCTACTGTGATTCTTCACTTTTTTTCTGTCCAGATTTaccttttattttgtttctcgTTGTTGCAAGTGATATGTGCCGTGTTGTTCTACGCGAATGCGTCTGAGGCGGTCACGACAGTGATGCGCGACGCATTTGGCATTGATGTAGCATACAGTGGTTGCTATTGGCAGTGGTTAACTTCCTAGGCCTGTTAGTGGCTAGGGCCCACTCTGCTAAACCGTGCAATTTACAACACTACTTTAAATGGGTCTATATATGTTTTGACTGGGACTAAATTTTGCAAAACCATATATGAGCACCCACTTTAAAATGGTATAATATGAGTTTGTTGTATAGATACACGTAGTACGTTTGACCTGTTTCATATTTTCAAACTTGCAAATGAAACTATTCAAAGTTCCGACACAAGTACGGTGCATTAAGTTAGAACATAGATTAGGTACATTAGTAACTATATAACAAATGTttaacaatatatgcatatgctCAAAACTCAAGTCACATTTAAATTCTCTAACTGATGAAGGGCAGGTTGCGTGAGACTCTACTTAACAATAATAAGAATTTTTCATAGTTagattaattaaaatgaaaaacatcATACAAACAGACCTGATCAAGCAACACATCATTGTGTGGCTTTTTAACAGTTGGAGTAGAATCATTGCTTTGAAGTTGCCTTAAAAAAACCTGGCCAAAGAAAGAGTCCAAAATCAGTATAGAGCCTGCAACATTACTTATCAACAATAAATGACAGCCCCCCGTACTCATAGACTCACTGTATGAATCAGATTTGGACctaacaacaaataattaataacaatGCCCAGAATATTGTCAAATCTTAGGTTTTTTCAGATGCAGCATAAATTGAAGAGATGTTTTTGAACTTCTGAATAACATACAACAACCAACAATGAAAGCTGGAATCAGATGCCTCAGGTAATAATCAGCCAACGTTGGGTTCTAGCAAAACAACAGTCTTGGAAAACTACTAATAGCAATGTCTTTTTCAATTTGTAAtagtttctttctttcaattaaaaCACCTTAGGTTTCATATGATCCATTTTTCTCATTGATGAAACCCACCTTAGGCAAGTTCAAAAAATATTCTCCTGCTCCAAATTTTTCCATGATACCATTATCTTCAATTCATATTATTATACTAACGCATCCACCTCAGCACTCTAAACTTTCCTTTGATTTTGATAGACATTTTACAGTCACAAATTACACCTAGAGGATTTTTACACTTAGTGCACATAGCTTGAATCGTATTTGTGCCTGCTCGCACCATCAATCTCCATATATTATCAAACATTGCAACTAGGGGTGCTCAGAACCGAAccgacccaaaaaaaaaaaccgccaaccgatccaaaaaaaccgaaaaccgcaaaaaaccgaTTTTTTTTTCCGGATGTGTTTGGGCCATATAGATTAAAAACCGactggttcggttcggttttcgGTTTATAACTTAAGAACCGGACCGGACCGAACCGCACTTATTTTAATGTTACCAGACTGTTCTACTACTCTAGACCGGTCCATTACCATTTGTTAACTTAAACTCTTCAATAACTCACCAATTACCAATGGAACTAGCCAACTACCAAGCAGACAAGCAGTGCACGCGTGTTTAATTCATTCACTCACAACTTTTGCTGTTTAATTCATTCACACATGTTTAAGAATTACTCCAAACACTAATCAAAAGTTTCTTTAATAGTTGGCATTTGTTTTTATTGCTACAGGTTacaaaagtttttttataaTGGCAAGATATTTGCTTAATAAATTGCTATAGGCTATATAAATTATATGAAGGAAAAAGTTGTTGCATATGTGTACGGAATGTTTGCAGCAACATATATGTACACAGTATGTAATCTATGAAAAACAAATCCTACAACTTAAAGAATTAGGAAAGAATTTTCTACAACCTaatatatgaaagaaaaaagaaattattataaattgtaCTTATACTTTATATGTGTACAACAAAGGAAAAAACTTctctcaaaattatttttaataagagcATTACTATCACTTGTTTACAGTTTGGATAACTGAAAACCAATCCAAATTAAACCGCGTTGAATTGGATCGGATCAGTTcggatattttttttagcaccAACCGAACCGAGCCGAACcgcacatattttattttttggatcggttcacTTTTTGCCTCATAACCGAGCCgaaccgcaccgcgaacacccctaattGCAACCGACATCTTACAAAAACctaaattacatatatttcatCTTATACACCTAAAAAGCCTGCATTACATATATTTCTTCTTACAAAAACATGGGATGTTCCATTCAAGGGTTGGGCATCCCATTGAATCATTCACCTCACTCCTACTGGCCAAATCCCTTGGATTGCACACAGGGGCGGATCTGAACTCAAAATATTGGTGAGGCACAATTTTTTCGcggtcaaataattaaataaaacgtACACATAAGTACCGAGCTTGAGTTAATTGCCATTTGTAGCGAGTGACAATTAACTTGCATTGGGGTTATTAGGATAAATTTTAGGTGTAAATGAGCAATTTTAAAAGTGAgaagattaattttaaataacataTGCAAATATAAGGCCCAAGCCCAtaacaacaaacacacataaCCCTAAATATTTGATACTCATAGTCACATTAACACAGCCGCTGCActacttttcttttctgcttctTTCTTCTTACGGTTCCAtggtttcttcatctttttcctttCTTACCATGGTtatgatttcttcttcttttctacTGGAACTCCGCTTGCGATTGATGGGTTTACTTTAAGTTTATTATTTCAGttcattttcttcatatatgcagaaaaaaattagaaaaaatctTCATATATGGAGAAAAAATCAGCCTGGGCTGGTGTGGCACTTGCCACACCAGGACCTGTTCAGGTTCGCCCATGATTGCACATATAAATGAGCCGAGTAACACATTTAAAAAGCTTAGCTCATTTCTATGAATAGGTAAATCTGAAGTTTGGTTTGGCTTGTTTATaaaatagagtaaattacactatCCTCCCCTAAGAGAATCTTGAATTACACT containing:
- the LOC11446825 gene encoding uncharacterized protein, which translates into the protein MALSIGKLTILLGAGLFGGAMASKEGGLADFSGLVSGAFKVFLRQLQSNDSTPTVKKPHNDVLLDQVSNLRKQIEDLVRDNKDIIIVNPSGTEGRKYAAVVIIGVGCGCLWWKGWIPHMMFATRRSLNDACTGIGKQLGKVYESIEEAQGKIGGRIIGVEKHIDQIEAIADDTQKNINAIQRDTEEIDGDINKFRIIIRTIEDKITLIEGNQVATNDKVKGMCLFTESLQNSSTPQYIQGSSSMPAIELPSVSPSSRALQSGPSRLYLEQPSITPISRTGSVPPTRSADPPSPSNTVGSDQESSPISDERDFSSSRVDSMKTPPAGNKINESSSGGFLGINFSSVYAPLLRTRSVTSSVLQQTRPSS